Proteins encoded by one window of Moorella humiferrea:
- a CDS encoding (2Fe-2S)-binding protein: MDRRWVKLKVNGKERQVYVRPNELLLNVLRNELGLMGTKYGCGIGECGACTVLVNGRAMLSCMILAVTMEGQEITTVEGLGDYDRLHPLQRSFLDEGAVQCGFCTSGMLLTAKALLDENPCPTEEDIRQYLRGNLCRCTGYTAIVKAVQEAAKVMQG; the protein is encoded by the coding sequence ATGGATAGAAGGTGGGTTAAGCTTAAGGTTAACGGTAAGGAAAGACAGGTCTATGTAAGGCCCAATGAATTACTGCTCAATGTATTAAGAAATGAGCTTGGCCTCATGGGTACAAAGTATGGCTGTGGGATTGGCGAATGTGGAGCGTGTACCGTCCTGGTCAACGGTCGAGCAATGTTATCGTGCATGATTTTGGCGGTTACTATGGAGGGACAGGAGATTACTACAGTTGAAGGGCTGGGAGATTATGACCGGTTGCACCCGCTGCAGCGCTCCTTTCTTGATGAGGGTGCCGTTCAGTGCGGTTTCTGCACTTCGGGAATGTTGCTGACGGCGAAGGCATTATTAGATGAAAACCCGTGCCCTACCGAAGAAGATATTCGGCAGTATCTTCGCGGTAATCTCTGTCGTTGTACCGGTTACACAGCCATAGTTAAGGCTGTTCAAGAGGCCGCTAAAGTGATGCAGGGCTAG
- a CDS encoding xanthine dehydrogenase family protein molybdopterin-binding subunit, giving the protein MDFQVIGKVFPRKDGIAKVCGQEVYPSDVVIPNMLYGVTLRSPYPHAEILSIDTSEAEAMGAIVVTPDDVPDVIYNERTVSIPEKTYRDRRVLPRKARHVGEAIVAVAAESEELAFRAMRAIKVEYKVLPPVLDMDKAVEPDAPALYEEIYLGDNKIEVKNNVACDRVIVVGDPEAGFAKADHIVEREYELPRVYHNQMETKTAVCRPEPNGGITVWATTQTIHNVRQLLGHIFNIPLSKVNVKKLAIGGSFGSSIQMNSIIPICVALALKAKRPVKMVSSREDDIYDHTKFPARIKLKVGVKKDGTIVAADMRVLVDIGAHQINAYPLLGCMAGWYASLYKWRDFRYEGKAIYTNKVPACAMQGYGNPQVNFAVESHMDIIAEECGFDPVEFRLKNYIGIGDEFWGQGPTVRSIIKSCGVEEMLRVGSEMIGWSNRRPPQEKTGRYRRGIGMARGFHTSGTGGPKPGEVIDYSSATIKINEDGTVDVMTPVMDLGGGTGEAAVKITAEVLKVPYERVELSPVDTKTTGYDVCTHATRGVYCGCGAVYHVALQVKEKLLEYAGRILEENPGNLDLAYDEAKDATIIHVKGFPQKHITIGEVAKLAQIYSWGTIAATDSLRQKNCPPCFVAHFIEVEVDTLTGIVRIPRAILLSDTGTPINPDMVKGQLIGSLSRGMGYALYEETEYDLQTGKLKCNGFITDNKIPTTCEMPYIDDIQVYFAHTYEPTGPFGAKGIGEAALNSVASAIANAIYNAIGIRFYKTPITPERILEALEGGEKNGN; this is encoded by the coding sequence ATGGATTTTCAGGTTATTGGTAAGGTCTTTCCACGTAAAGATGGCATTGCCAAAGTATGTGGACAGGAAGTATATCCAAGTGATGTTGTGATACCCAATATGCTTTATGGCGTAACTTTGCGCAGTCCGTACCCTCATGCTGAGATTTTAAGCATAGACACATCTGAAGCTGAGGCTATGGGGGCTATTGTCGTTACGCCAGATGATGTTCCCGATGTAATTTATAATGAGCGCACCGTTAGTATACCAGAAAAAACTTACCGTGATCGACGGGTGCTGCCTCGCAAGGCCCGTCATGTGGGTGAGGCCATTGTGGCCGTTGCTGCAGAGTCAGAAGAACTGGCTTTTCGCGCTATGCGGGCTATAAAGGTTGAATACAAGGTCCTTCCGCCCGTATTAGATATGGATAAAGCAGTTGAACCTGACGCGCCGGCTTTATATGAAGAAATTTATCTCGGTGACAATAAAATTGAAGTTAAGAATAATGTAGCCTGTGATCGCGTTATTGTTGTCGGCGACCCGGAAGCGGGGTTTGCAAAAGCGGACCATATAGTAGAACGAGAATACGAGTTACCACGCGTATATCATAACCAAATGGAAACCAAGACGGCTGTATGCCGTCCTGAACCAAATGGTGGAATTACCGTTTGGGCTACTACCCAAACGATCCATAATGTTCGTCAGCTTTTAGGACACATTTTCAACATTCCTCTAAGCAAAGTAAACGTGAAAAAATTAGCTATTGGCGGTTCGTTCGGCTCAAGCATCCAGATGAATTCAATAATCCCTATTTGTGTAGCACTGGCTTTGAAAGCTAAAAGACCGGTAAAGATGGTCAGTAGTCGTGAGGATGATATTTACGACCATACTAAATTTCCGGCTAGAATCAAACTAAAAGTCGGAGTGAAAAAAGACGGAACCATTGTTGCTGCCGATATGCGTGTCCTTGTAGATATCGGTGCCCACCAGATTAATGCCTATCCTCTACTCGGTTGTATGGCTGGGTGGTACGCGTCGCTTTATAAATGGCGCGATTTCCGCTATGAAGGCAAGGCAATATATACCAATAAAGTTCCTGCTTGTGCTATGCAGGGTTACGGTAATCCCCAGGTTAATTTTGCCGTTGAATCTCACATGGATATCATCGCGGAGGAATGCGGTTTTGACCCTGTAGAGTTCCGGCTTAAAAATTATATCGGAATAGGCGATGAGTTCTGGGGGCAGGGCCCGACGGTTAGATCGATTATTAAAAGCTGCGGCGTGGAGGAGATGCTGCGTGTAGGCTCAGAAATGATCGGCTGGTCTAATCGCCGTCCTCCCCAGGAAAAAACTGGCCGGTATAGAAGGGGTATAGGTATGGCCCGCGGCTTCCACACTTCAGGTACCGGGGGGCCAAAGCCGGGTGAAGTAATTGATTATTCTAGCGCAACAATTAAAATTAATGAAGACGGCACTGTCGATGTAATGACACCGGTCATGGATCTCGGCGGCGGCACGGGCGAGGCGGCAGTTAAAATAACAGCGGAAGTTCTTAAAGTTCCTTATGAAAGGGTAGAATTGTCTCCAGTAGATACAAAGACGACGGGATATGACGTCTGTACCCACGCCACTCGTGGCGTCTACTGTGGTTGCGGAGCAGTTTATCACGTAGCCCTGCAGGTAAAAGAGAAACTTTTGGAATATGCCGGTAGGATTTTAGAAGAAAATCCCGGCAATCTGGATCTGGCCTACGACGAAGCAAAGGATGCCACAATTATTCATGTTAAAGGATTTCCTCAGAAACATATAACAATAGGCGAGGTAGCCAAGCTGGCACAGATTTATAGTTGGGGTACGATTGCGGCTACAGACAGCCTGCGCCAGAAAAACTGCCCGCCCTGTTTTGTCGCTCATTTCATTGAAGTAGAGGTTGACACATTGACAGGTATAGTAAGAATACCACGGGCTATTCTGCTTTCAGACACGGGCACACCGATTAATCCCGATATGGTTAAGGGGCAGCTCATCGGCTCCCTGTCAAGAGGTATGGGATATGCCCTTTATGAGGAAACAGAATACGACCTGCAAACTGGAAAATTAAAATGCAACGGATTTATAACAGACAACAAGATCCCTACGACCTGCGAAATGCCCTATATTGACGATATTCAGGTCTATTTTGCTCACACTTATGAACCTACGGGACCGTTTGGCGCTAAGGGCATTGGGGAAGCAGCGCTTAATTCTGTGGCTTCGGCGATAGCCAATGCGATCTATAACGCGATTGGGATAAGATTTTACAAAACACCAATAACACCGGAGAGAATACTTGAAGCTTTAGAGGGGGGTGAAAAAAATGGAAACTAA
- a CDS encoding molybdopterin-binding protein, producing MLQRVRVEDSVGTVLAHDLTKIVPGEFKGRRFKKGHIIQAEDIPELLTMGKEHLYVMALGPDEIHEDEVAIRLARAAAGDGDHGLEFSEPQEGKVNIIAARDGLLKINMAILEDVNSRPEVILATLHNNYPVRAGQVVAGTRLIPLVGPRAEIERIEEICRLAGGIIRVAPYRRLRVGLITTGNEVYKGRIKDAFGPVVRAKIADYGSKVEGEEIVPDDAEAIRQAITAMIDAGMEMVVLTGGMSVDPDDVTPEGIRRSGAEVVTYGAPVLPGAMFMLAYLGEVPVMGLPGCVMYYRATIFDLVLPRICAGERLTRKDIAGLAAGGLCQGCTQCRYPACAFGKG from the coding sequence ATGCTACAAAGAGTCCGCGTTGAAGACAGCGTAGGCACGGTGCTGGCCCACGACCTCACCAAAATCGTCCCTGGAGAATTTAAAGGACGGCGTTTCAAGAAGGGGCATATTATTCAGGCGGAAGACATACCCGAGCTGCTAACCATGGGCAAGGAACACCTTTATGTAATGGCCCTGGGACCGGACGAGATTCATGAAGATGAGGTTGCCATTCGTCTGGCAAGGGCGGCGGCGGGCGATGGCGACCACGGTTTGGAGTTTAGCGAACCCCAGGAGGGAAAAGTAAATATAATCGCCGCCAGGGACGGCCTGTTAAAAATAAACATGGCTATTCTGGAGGATGTGAACAGCAGACCGGAGGTAATCCTGGCCACCCTGCACAACAACTATCCGGTGAGGGCGGGCCAGGTGGTGGCCGGAACGCGCCTCATACCCCTGGTGGGACCGCGGGCGGAGATTGAAAGGATAGAGGAAATCTGTCGCCTGGCCGGAGGGATTATCCGGGTGGCACCTTACCGCCGGCTGCGGGTGGGTCTAATCACCACCGGTAACGAGGTTTACAAAGGGCGGATAAAGGACGCCTTCGGTCCGGTTGTTCGGGCTAAGATTGCCGATTACGGTTCTAAAGTCGAGGGGGAAGAGATCGTACCTGACGATGCCGAAGCAATACGGCAGGCCATCACCGCCATGATTGACGCGGGGATGGAAATGGTAGTGTTGACTGGGGGCATGTCTGTAGATCCCGACGACGTGACGCCGGAAGGTATACGTCGCAGCGGGGCGGAGGTCGTCACCTACGGCGCTCCGGTGCTGCCGGGGGCCATGTTTATGCTGGCCTACCTTGGAGAGGTACCGGTAATGGGTCTGCCGGGTTGCGTCATGTATTATCGGGCGACGATATTTGATCTAGTGTTGCCACGGATTTGTGCGGGAGAAAGGCTTACGCGCAAAGATATAGCCGGGCTGGCGGCCGGGGGCCTCTGTCAGGGCTGCACCCAGTGCCGCTATCCCGCCTGTGCCTTCGGAAAAGGGTAA
- the pyrB gene encoding aspartate carbamoyltransferase, with protein sequence MLQKPTPEEMELLKGQDVLSARDLSFAQLQLIMKTAAYYEDALVNKRRLYDMDGKIMASLFFEPSTRTRLSFEAAMQRLGGNVITVSETPQMQTSSTAKGETLHDAIKVVDGYVDVIVVRSPIKGAAQEAAEAAEHPVINAGDGTGQHPTQALLDIYTIIKEHGHVEGMKVALLGDLKYGRTVHSLVYLLKHYGCDMIFVSPPQLKMPEEITNELKQEGIKVEETADLKAAVAEADILYVTRIQRERFPSQEEYESVKDSYIVNDEIVAAAKKGMSILHPLPRVNEIAVSVDTYAGAAYFRQAHNGVPIRMALLALTTGNVR encoded by the coding sequence ATGCTGCAAAAACCCACCCCGGAAGAAATGGAACTATTAAAAGGCCAAGATGTATTATCTGCCAGGGACCTAAGCTTTGCCCAACTGCAACTGATCATGAAGACGGCAGCCTACTATGAAGACGCCCTGGTCAACAAGCGGCGGTTGTATGATATGGACGGTAAAATCATGGCCTCCCTGTTTTTCGAACCCAGCACGCGCACGCGCCTGTCCTTCGAAGCAGCCATGCAGCGGCTGGGAGGAAATGTTATCACAGTATCCGAAACGCCGCAGATGCAGACCTCGTCCACGGCCAAAGGAGAAACCCTGCACGACGCCATCAAAGTAGTCGACGGATATGTAGACGTAATCGTCGTCCGCAGTCCCATAAAAGGAGCAGCCCAGGAAGCGGCGGAAGCCGCCGAACACCCGGTAATCAACGCCGGGGACGGCACCGGGCAGCACCCCACCCAGGCCCTCTTAGACATTTACACCATTATCAAAGAGCACGGACATGTAGAAGGAATGAAGGTAGCCCTGCTGGGAGACTTAAAGTACGGCCGCACCGTGCACTCCCTGGTCTATCTACTAAAACACTACGGCTGCGACATGATCTTTGTCTCACCCCCGCAGCTAAAGATGCCGGAAGAAATAACTAACGAACTAAAGCAAGAAGGCATTAAAGTAGAAGAAACAGCAGACTTAAAAGCAGCGGTAGCCGAAGCCGACATCCTCTATGTAACACGCATCCAGCGGGAACGCTTCCCTAGCCAGGAAGAATACGAAAGCGTGAAAGACTCCTACATCGTCAACGACGAAATAGTAGCCGCCGCCAAAAAAGGCATGAGCATCTTACACCCCCTGCCGCGGGTAAACGAGATTGCCGTATCAGTCGACACCTATGCTGGTGCGGCCTACTTCCGCCAGGCCCACAACGGCGTACCCATCAGGATGGCATTACTAGCCCTGACCACGGGGAACGTACGCTAA
- the yqeC gene encoding selenium cofactor biosynthesis protein YqeC: protein MAGNFGLCQALELREREIVTFVGAGGKTSALICLARELMDAGKRAIVAPTTKMLLSQLRQLNEPVIAAATDDLTQAVGARLEKENIVTCGRAVNGEGKVMGLNAADVRALAALDADYILLEGDGAAGALLKVPAEHEPVVPPETTLVVTVAGLRALGRPLAPPFVHRFQQAAALLDRMVGSTVTAEDMAVLLLHPRGGRKGVPEAARWTVLLNGAEDYELLHQARDIAARIIEGGGARVIVGAVVTPAPVRQVIVREGGTVGIVVLAAGAGERFGGGKQLLLLAGRPMVRRVVDITLAAAEGEVVVVLGHEAGKVAAALAGLPVNLVYNPNYRLGLSTSLQAGLTALGPECRAALFVLADQPGITPAVINKLIGAYRQGDKKIIVPVYRGRRGNPVLLDRALWPQVMALQGDVGGREIIRACPFEVQEVVVDCPGILRDIDTPADYRAWLKEEDKNPLF from the coding sequence ATGGCGGGCAATTTTGGCCTGTGCCAGGCTTTAGAACTTAGAGAACGGGAAATAGTGACCTTTGTAGGGGCGGGAGGCAAAACCTCGGCCCTTATTTGTCTGGCTCGGGAGCTGATGGATGCGGGGAAGCGGGCGATCGTGGCTCCCACGACCAAAATGCTCTTAAGCCAGCTCCGGCAGTTGAACGAGCCGGTCATCGCGGCGGCGACTGATGACCTCACGCAGGCGGTAGGTGCCCGCCTGGAAAAGGAAAATATAGTTACCTGCGGGCGGGCCGTTAATGGTGAAGGTAAGGTAATGGGCCTCAATGCGGCGGACGTAAGGGCCCTGGCAGCTCTTGATGCAGACTATATCCTACTTGAAGGTGACGGCGCGGCGGGGGCTCTGCTCAAAGTCCCGGCCGAGCACGAGCCGGTTGTCCCGCCGGAAACGACGTTAGTGGTGACGGTGGCCGGACTGCGGGCATTAGGCCGTCCCCTGGCCCCGCCCTTTGTCCACCGTTTCCAGCAGGCGGCCGCCCTCCTCGACCGGATGGTGGGGTCAACGGTTACGGCGGAAGATATGGCCGTCCTCCTGCTTCATCCCCGGGGAGGGCGCAAGGGAGTGCCGGAGGCGGCAAGGTGGACGGTATTATTGAATGGAGCGGAAGATTATGAATTGTTACATCAGGCCAGGGACATAGCCGCCAGGATAATTGAAGGAGGCGGGGCGAGGGTTATTGTAGGTGCTGTGGTCACCCCGGCGCCGGTGCGCCAGGTTATTGTAAGGGAAGGGGGAACGGTAGGGATAGTCGTCCTGGCCGCCGGCGCCGGCGAGCGTTTCGGCGGCGGTAAGCAGCTACTCCTCCTCGCCGGCCGGCCCATGGTGCGCCGGGTGGTGGATATAACTTTGGCGGCCGCAGAAGGGGAAGTGGTCGTGGTATTGGGCCACGAAGCCGGAAAGGTGGCGGCGGCCCTGGCAGGTCTCCCTGTGAATCTCGTTTATAACCCCAACTACCGCCTTGGCCTCAGCACCTCATTGCAGGCCGGGTTGACCGCCCTGGGACCGGAATGCCGGGCCGCCCTTTTTGTTTTGGCCGACCAGCCGGGGATTACCCCAGCAGTGATAAATAAGTTGATTGGGGCTTACCGGCAGGGGGATAAAAAGATTATAGTTCCCGTTTACCGGGGAAGGCGGGGCAACCCGGTCCTCCTCGACCGCGCCTTGTGGCCACAGGTTATGGCTCTTCAGGGGGATGTCGGCGGCCGGGAAATCATCCGGGCCTGTCCCTTTGAGGTACAGGAAGTGGTGGTCGACTGCCCGGGGATTTTACGCGATATCGACACCCCCGCCGACTACCGTGCCTGGCTGAAAGAAGAGGATAAAAATCCTTTGTTTTAG
- a CDS encoding FAD binding domain-containing protein produces the protein METNTKILAAEFQYLESENLDQVLNWLAEYGDKAKILAGGTDLVVKMKLGSVHPEYIIYVKKIAALNYINFDDCSLKIGAATTLSQVERNEEIKRSYSALYEAVRSMAAVAVKNMGTIGGNLGNASPAADTAPPLLVYDAVIKAASKEGIREIPITEYFVGPGKSALASSEIITEINIPKTDASTGSSFLKLGRVAADIAKINVAVCLKREGQRCTTCRIAFGSVAPTPIRAWEAERILEGKEINDELIVQAAKAASAEIRPITDNRSTREYRLKVSRVILEEALRAAWQRAGGEL, from the coding sequence ATGGAAACTAATACTAAGATACTGGCTGCCGAATTTCAATATTTAGAGAGCGAAAACCTTGATCAAGTCTTAAACTGGTTAGCAGAATACGGGGATAAAGCCAAGATCTTAGCCGGTGGCACCGACCTGGTGGTAAAAATGAAACTGGGGAGTGTCCATCCGGAATATATTATCTATGTCAAAAAGATTGCTGCGTTAAATTATATTAATTTTGACGACTGCAGTTTAAAGATAGGTGCTGCTACCACATTGAGTCAGGTTGAGCGGAATGAAGAAATTAAGCGCAGCTACAGTGCCCTGTACGAAGCTGTACGTTCTATGGCCGCCGTGGCGGTAAAAAATATGGGCACTATAGGTGGTAATTTAGGTAACGCCTCGCCGGCGGCCGACACCGCCCCACCGCTTCTTGTCTATGATGCAGTTATTAAAGCTGCCAGTAAAGAAGGCATTAGAGAAATACCTATAACAGAATACTTTGTTGGACCGGGAAAATCTGCCCTGGCATCAAGCGAAATAATAACAGAAATAAATATACCAAAAACGGACGCAAGCACAGGTAGTAGTTTTTTAAAGCTTGGGCGGGTAGCAGCTGATATTGCCAAAATTAACGTTGCCGTATGTTTAAAAAGAGAAGGACAAAGGTGTACTACCTGTCGTATTGCTTTTGGCTCTGTAGCGCCTACGCCTATAAGGGCATGGGAAGCAGAAAGAATTTTGGAAGGCAAGGAAATAAATGATGAGTTAATAGTTCAAGCTGCAAAAGCTGCCTCAGCGGAGATTAGACCCATCACTGATAATCGTTCTACCAGGGAATATCGTTTAAAGGTTAGCAGGGTTATACTTGAAGAAGCCCTGCGGGCAGCCTGGCAGCGGGCAGGAGGTGAGTTATAA
- the arcC gene encoding carbamate kinase, whose protein sequence is MGRLAVIAIGGNSLIKEKNRIGLMDQLATVKETCANIAELVEKGWNVAITHGNGPQVGFLIRRAELAAGELPPIPLEFAVADTQGAIGYMIQQSLMNEFQRRGIKRQAVTVVTQVVVDKNDPAFQNPTKPIGSFMTKEEAERHVKEDGWTVVEDAGRGWRRVVPSPEPQRIVESEAIKDLIAKGYIVICVGGGGIPVIEKDGNLEGIAAVIDKDYASSLLATEIGADRLVISTGVNKVAINFGKPDQKEIDRMTAAEAESYLKEGHFPPGNMGPKITAILRYLKNNGGEGLITSPNEIVAAMEGRSGTWIVP, encoded by the coding sequence TTGGGTAGGCTGGCAGTAATAGCCATAGGGGGCAATTCCCTGATCAAAGAAAAAAACCGGATAGGGCTAATGGACCAACTCGCCACGGTAAAAGAAACCTGTGCCAATATAGCCGAACTGGTAGAAAAAGGATGGAACGTAGCCATCACCCACGGCAACGGGCCTCAGGTAGGATTTTTAATCCGGCGGGCGGAACTGGCGGCAGGGGAACTGCCGCCGATCCCCCTGGAATTTGCCGTCGCCGACACCCAGGGCGCCATAGGCTACATGATCCAGCAGTCCCTGATGAATGAATTCCAAAGGCGGGGTATCAAGAGGCAGGCCGTAACGGTGGTAACCCAGGTAGTAGTAGATAAAAACGACCCGGCCTTCCAAAACCCCACCAAGCCCATCGGCAGCTTTATGACCAAAGAAGAAGCGGAGCGGCACGTCAAAGAAGACGGGTGGACGGTGGTGGAGGACGCCGGCCGCGGCTGGCGGCGGGTCGTACCTTCACCGGAGCCCCAGAGGATAGTCGAAAGCGAAGCGATCAAAGATTTAATAGCGAAGGGATATATCGTTATCTGTGTCGGCGGCGGCGGCATTCCAGTAATCGAAAAGGACGGCAATCTGGAGGGAATAGCTGCTGTGATCGATAAAGATTATGCTTCTTCGCTGCTCGCAACGGAAATTGGTGCCGATAGATTAGTTATTTCAACAGGTGTTAATAAAGTCGCTATTAATTTTGGCAAACCTGATCAAAAAGAGATAGACCGTATGACAGCGGCTGAAGCAGAATCATACCTGAAAGAAGGGCATTTCCCGCCGGGAAATATGGGTCCTAAAATTACAGCCATATTGCGCTATCTAAAAAATAATGGCGGTGAAGGGCTGATAACTTCGCCTAATGAAATTGTAGCTGCCATGGAAGGACGGTCCGGTACGTGGATAGTACCCTGA
- a CDS encoding PucR family transcriptional regulator: MNEHFGIRVEDILKIPIFKKCRVVGGVDGLNRIITNVNVMEVPDILPWIRPGDFIFTTAYAIKDDVEAQKILIPQLAKRGASGLAIKSQRYIETIPRYMIEAANNLSFPLIELPVEVNFSELISSILTQIVNRQASFLEHSVKVHQQFTDLILNGGQLDQIAEALTELIDAYVCLEDLINFRRVIYPPELPGHIMSLFEKNYTDIQDFYRQEINIEGTKLESVILPIIVEGQQYGWVQAIAIDRDFSLFELTTLERVCSIVALDILRQQNVTQVENRYKGEFLNQLLSSPEHNEKVFIERSKTFGWDISKNNATLIFEVLPGHEKKLKIKQQDIKSQAAILLKNYCDRNKLRYFLVNNDEGIILFLESDLVFANNNIIHQLKALLNYWHVTIGIGNGYSGIKGIKKSFREAKLALEVGKYLFGSGQVIYYRDLGVYSLLLKNTDIAELKDFVQEMLGPLEIYDLNKKGELLKTLKTFLETNCNVKETAEKLYMHYNTVLYRVNKIKELIGVDFNNPDQVLNLQVAMRLLEVLERFNKTT; encoded by the coding sequence ATGAATGAGCATTTTGGGATTAGAGTAGAAGATATATTAAAAATTCCTATATTTAAAAAGTGTCGAGTAGTAGGCGGGGTCGATGGTTTAAATAGAATCATTACTAACGTTAATGTAATGGAAGTGCCTGATATTTTGCCCTGGATAAGGCCCGGTGATTTTATTTTTACAACAGCTTATGCAATTAAAGATGACGTTGAAGCTCAGAAAATCCTTATCCCCCAGTTAGCTAAGCGGGGAGCTTCCGGGCTGGCTATTAAATCGCAACGATATATTGAAACAATTCCTAGATATATGATTGAAGCAGCCAATAACCTTTCCTTTCCTTTAATTGAATTACCTGTTGAAGTAAATTTTTCGGAATTAATTTCAAGTATTTTAACCCAGATAGTTAATCGTCAAGCTTCCTTTTTAGAACACAGTGTAAAAGTTCACCAACAATTTACTGACCTCATATTAAACGGCGGTCAACTTGATCAAATCGCTGAGGCATTAACAGAGCTTATTGATGCTTATGTTTGTTTAGAGGATCTTATAAATTTCCGTCGAGTTATTTATCCTCCAGAACTTCCTGGGCATATAATGAGTTTGTTTGAAAAAAATTACACTGATATACAAGATTTCTATCGCCAAGAAATAAATATTGAGGGAACAAAACTAGAAAGTGTTATTTTACCAATAATTGTAGAAGGCCAACAATATGGGTGGGTACAGGCAATAGCAATTGATAGAGATTTTTCTTTATTTGAGTTAACTACTTTAGAACGCGTATGCTCAATAGTGGCCCTTGACATTTTAAGGCAGCAAAATGTAACCCAAGTTGAGAATAGATATAAGGGTGAGTTTTTAAACCAACTATTGAGCTCTCCAGAACATAATGAAAAGGTTTTTATAGAAAGAAGTAAAACTTTCGGTTGGGACATTAGTAAAAACAATGCAACCTTGATATTTGAAGTTTTACCTGGCCATGAGAAAAAACTAAAAATAAAACAACAGGATATTAAAAGTCAAGCAGCTATTTTACTAAAAAACTATTGTGACAGAAATAAGTTAAGATATTTCTTGGTCAACAATGATGAAGGCATAATTCTTTTTCTCGAATCGGATTTGGTCTTTGCAAATAACAACATTATCCACCAATTAAAAGCGCTCCTTAATTATTGGCATGTAACTATAGGAATCGGAAATGGATATAGCGGCATAAAAGGTATTAAAAAAAGTTTTCGGGAAGCCAAATTGGCATTAGAAGTTGGCAAATATCTTTTTGGCAGCGGACAAGTTATTTATTATCGTGATTTAGGCGTATACAGTTTACTACTAAAGAACACGGATATAGCTGAGCTAAAAGATTTTGTCCAGGAAATGTTAGGCCCCCTTGAAATATACGACCTTAACAAAAAAGGAGAATTGCTAAAAACACTGAAAACATTTTTAGAGACCAATTGTAATGTTAAAGAAACGGCAGAAAAACTTTATATGCATTATAATACTGTCCTATATCGTGTTAATAAAATTAAAGAATTGATTGGTGTTGATTTTAATAATCCAGATCAGGTGCTCAACTTACAGGTAGCCATGCGTTTATTAGAAGTACTTGAACGATTTAATAAAACCACCTGA